In Halanaerobium praevalens DSM 2228, the DNA window TATAAAAAGAAAATCAGAATTCCTTTAATCAGAACAGGAGGCAAGCTAGAATTTGTTTTCAGAACAATTGTTTCAGCAGCTTTGTTATTTATTGCTATAGAATACTTAGATATAACTCATTTTACGGGTTTATAAAATTTTAGAATGAAATTATAAAAAAACAGTTAAAATACAAAAACCCCCAAGAAACCTGCACTACCAGGCAAAACTTGGGGGTAAATTATCTGATTAAATAAAAATGGTGCCGAAGGAGGGATTCGAACCCTCACAGGCCAAGGCCCACAGCGCCCTCAACGCTGCGCGTCTGCCAGTTCCGCCACTTCGGCACAACAATTATATATTATAACATAAAAAATAATTATGTCAATAATTTTTGATAAAAAATTCTTAAAATAGTAAATAAATTACTTTAAGGCAGGAATTAAGAATATAATCACGAATATGATGAATATAGCTAATAAAAGGAGGCAATAATCTTGGCAGAAAATAATTCTGAACAAAAACAAAGTTCGAAAAAGAAATACAAATGGTTTTTTATTATTTTAGTAGTTTTACTTTTAGTTTTTATTGGGGTTAGTGGTTATTATTTAGAAAGTGGTTTAAAGCCTTTTGCAGAAGAAAAAATTGGAGAAGATAGAACTTTAAATAACAAAGAAAATGATTCTGGTCCTTTAAATCAAGCTTCAGATCAAGAAAATAATTTGAATACAGAACAAGATTTAGTTAATAAACTCCAAGAAAATTTGAATTTATTGTTTGTTGGTCTTGATGATAAAGAGAGTGTTGCACTTGGTTCAGTTGAAGCAGATTCTATAATTTTAATTAGTTTAAATGCAAATAAAGATGAAATTAAATTAAAAAAAATAGATGAAGAGCTTAATTATAAACAAAAACCATTAAAAAAATATAAGAATCAAAAATTGCAAACAGCAGTTAATAAGCTGATAGGTGTCGAAAGTGATCTTTATTTATATCTGGATTATCAGGGATTTGAAAAAATAATTAATGAATTAGGAGGTATTGAAGTTGAGCTGAAACAAGCTCTAAAGGTACCTGCTTTGGGTTTAGATTTGAAAAAGGGAGAAAATTTACTTTCTGGTAAAGAAGCTCTTAATTTTGTCCGACTTCAAGACTATAAAGATAGTTCTCGAATCAAAAGACAGAAAATGGTAATTAATTCTACACTTACTAAATTAAAATCTCAGAATATATTATTTAATATAAAAGAAATCTATAATACTCTAAAAGAAAGTTATAATTCTATTGAAACAAATATTAGTCCAGTTTTAGCTACTCAATTATTTGATTATTTTAGAAATGCATCAGATTTAAAGGTTGAATTTATAGATTAGTTTTAGAAATCAGCTGTTTGAGAAAAAATTATCTAGGGTCGATTTATTAAGAATATAGTAGTATATTGACTTTAAAATAATTTAATTGCCTCATAAAAGCTATTTTGGATTTTGACTTAAACTGGCTTTTTATATATACTAGTTATTGCTGACGCAGTAATTATGCTTTTTAATTACAGCTGATGGGCGAATAGCTCAGTTGGGAGAGCACCTGCCTTACAAGCAGGGGGTCACAGGTTCGAGCCCTGTTTCGCCCACCATTTTAATTTTTAAATTTAATAAAAGAAGTTAAAAAGAAGTTAATCTGAGAAGTCTTATTTTTTATTTTCTGTATTTACTTCTTGACTCACACGGAGGTGTAGCGTAGCGGTTTAACGCGCCGGCCTGTCAAGCCGGAGATCGCGGGTTCAAATCCCGTCTCCTCCGCCATTTTGGTGGGATAGCTCAGTCGGTAGAGCAGTGGATTGAAAATCCACGTGTCGACAGTTCGATTCTGTCTCCCACCACCATTTTTTGCGGGAATAGCTCAGTGGTAGAGCATCACGTTGCCAACGTGAGGGTCGCGAGTTCAAATCTCGTTTCCCGCTCCATTTAATTTGCATCCGGGCGGCATAGCCAAGTGGTAAGGCAGAGGACTGCAAATCCTTTATTCGTCGGTTCAAATCCGTCTGCCGCCTCCAATATAAATTTTGTTTTTTTACTTTACAAAGTTTGTATTTATTGATATAATATAAATGTTGCAAATTTAATCATATACATATTTAATAGTTTGCCGGGGTGGCGGAATTGGCAGACGCATCGGACTTAAAATCCGGTGGGAATTTATTCCCGTGTCGGTTCGAGCCCGACCCCCGGCACCATTTTTTTTAGAAATTAAATTATTAGTTTTATGTATATTTTTATTATCTTTTTAATTACTAACTTAAATAAAATTTAAGTTGGTATAGCTCAGTTGGTCAGAGCGCTACGTTGACATCGTAGAGGCCAGTGGTTCGAATCCACTTACCAACACCATTTTAATAGTTTGCCGGGGTGGCGGAATTGGCAGACGCATCGGACTTAAAATCCGGTGGGAATTTATTCCCGTGTCGGTTCGAGCCCGACCCCCGGCACCATTTTTTCCACAATTTTGTGGATTTTTTTTATACCTAAGAAATTTTTATTTGACTTTTTAGCTTTTTAAGAATATAATAATAAAAAATAAATAATATAAATGTTTTGATAGGGAAGAGTAAATTTTGCTAATTGTTAAAAGAGAATTGTGTCATTGGCTGAAAGCACATAACTAATTACTAATTGAAAACCACCCTGGAGCAGATAGAAAGAATTAAGTATTTCTATTCGGTTAAACCGTTATCTTATTAAGTGAATATTGATTTTAGTATATTTATTTTTATAGAATATTAAAATTAGTATTAACTAGAGTGGAACCGCGCAATCCGTCGTCTCTATAATGAGATGAGGGATTTTTTTGATTTTTAAGCGATTATTTATTTTTTAAAGGCTAATTACTAATTTATTTAAACTATTGATTAAAATAACAATTAAGATTAATTTTATGAGGAGGAAATAAAATGGAAAAAGTTAAAGTAACACTGCCAGATGGTTCAGTTAGAGAATATGAGGCAGGAGTGACAATTAAAGATGTTGCTTATTCAATCGGTAGTGGTTTAGGTAGGGATGCTATTGCTGGTATTGTAAATGAAAAAGAGGTAGATGCCGATTTTAAAATTGAAAAAGATGTAGAACTTTCTATTATTACAATTGATAGTCAAGAAGCTTTAGAGATTATTAGACATACTGCTTCTCATGTAATGGCTCAGGCTGTTAAAAGACTTTATGATAATGTTCAAGTTGCTATTGGTCCAGCTATTGAAGATGGTTTTTACTATGATTTTGATCTAGAAGAAACTTTTAATGAAGAGTCTTTAGTTGAAATAGAAGCTGAAATGAAGAAGATAATTGAAGAAGCTATTAAAATAGAAAAAAAAGTATTACCACGAGAAGAAGCTTTTGAATTAATGAAATCTCGTAATGAAAAATATAAATTAGAATTAATAGATGAACTTGATGATCAAATGATAAGTTTTTATTTTCAGGGTGATTATGTTGATCTTTGTCGTGGTCCTCATTTACCATCTACAGGTTATGTTAAAGCATTTAAACTTCTTAATGTAGCAGGTGCATATTGGCGTGGAGATGAAAATAATCAAATGCTGCAGAGAATTTATGGGACAGCTTTTGCTAAAGAAAAAGATTTAGAAAAATATTTAAATAGAGTAGAAGAAGCTAAAAAACGTGATCACAGAAAACTAGGTAAAGAACTTGATCTTTTTAGTATGCAGGATGAAGGTAGAGGTTTTCCATTTTTCCATCCTAAAGGAATGGCTCTTAGAAATGCTTTAGTTGATTTTTGGAAAGAAGAACATTATCAAGCTGGTTATGAAGAAATTCAGACTCCAATCATTTTAGATGAGTCACTTTGGCATCAATCAGGTCATTGGGATCATTATCAAGATAATATGTATTTTACAAAAATTGATGAAGAAGCACATGCAGTTAAACCAATGAATTGTCCTGGTGGAATTTTAGTTTATAAAGATTCAATGCATAGTTATCGTGAGCTACCAATCAGAATGGCAGAATTAGGTTTAGTTCATCGTCATGAAATGTCAGGTGCTTTACATGGTCTAATGAGAGTTAGAAGCTTTACTCAAGATGATGCTCATATTTATTGTCTTCCAAGCCAAATTGAAACTGAGTTAAGTGGAGTTATTAAATTAGTAGATAAAATTTATAGTGCTTTTGGCTTTAATTATAATGTAGAACTTAGTACTAAGCCAGAAAAAGCAATGGGAGATGATGCACTCTGGAATAAGGCTACAGATGCTCTCCAAAATGCTATAGAAAAAAATAATTTAGATTATGAAGTTAATGCAGGAGATGGAGCTTTTTATGGTCCCAAAATTGATTTTCATTTAGAAGATAGTCTTGGTAGAACTTGGCAGTGTGGTACTATTCAGCTTGATTTTCAAATGCCTGAAAGATTTGATTTAAATTATATTGGTCAAGATGGAGAAGAACACCGTCCAGTAATGATTCACCGGGCAATTTATGGTAGTATTGAACGTTTTATTGGTATTTTGATTGAACACTTTGCAGGTGCTTTTCCAACTTGGATGGCTCCAGTACAAGTAGAAATTATTCCAGTTTCTGATGATCAAATTGATTATGCAATGCAGGTTAAAGAAGAACTTAAACAGGAAAAAATAAGAGTAGAGGTTGATAGTCGTTCTGAAAAAGTTGGCTATAAGATTAGGGATGCTCAAGTTAAGCAAGTTCCATATATGTTAATTGTTGGTAGTAGAGAAGAAGATAATGGTACTGTTTCTGTACGTGATAGACGAGAGGGAGATTTAGGAACAAGTAATTTAGCTGAATTTAAAGAAAATATTTTAGAAGAGATTGCAGCTAAAAACATTAATACTGAAGATATAGAACTTTAATTATTAATTATTTAATTAAAACTGATCAAGAAAAATACTTCAAATTAAATTTAGTTAAAAGAAGTATTTTTCTTGACAGTAATCATCGTCTATGCTATACTTAATAAGGAAAATAAAGTAGAAACACCTGTTTCTCACCAGTTAAACTGGTTAATATCAGTTTCCTCTGCAATTTTAATTGCTGAGGAAGTAGTAGATCTATCTTAGCAGATAGTCTATTTTTAGCTGATTATGGAATTTAACGGGTGGTTTTTATCACTCGTTTTTTTTATTTATATTTTGTTTTATATCACTCAGGAGGTGCATAAATATCGTTAAAGATTTAAGAGTTAATGATCGTATTAGATCAAGAAAAGTTCGTCTGATCGATCAAGAAGGAGAGCAAATTGGTATCAAGTCATTGGATGATGCATTGGATCGTGCCGCAGAATATGGTATGGATTTAGTAGAAGTTGCTCCACAGGCCAATCCACCTGTATGTAGAATTATGGATTATGGTAAGTATAAGTATGAACAGGCTAAGAAAGAAAAGGAAGCCAAAAAGAACCAAAATGTAATGAATGTTAAAGAGGTGCAAATGGGTGTTAAAATTGAAGATCATGACTTTAATGTTAAATTAAAGCAGGCCCGTAGATTCCTTAATAACAAAGATAAAGTCAAAGTTAGAATTCGCTTTAGAGGAAGAGAAATGATGCATAAAGAGTTAGGCTATGACTTAATGGATCGTTTAATTGAACAAACCAAAGATATCGGTAAAGTAGAAAGTAAGCCTAAGATGGAAGGTAGAAATATGATGATGTTTCTAACTCCAGAAAGTGATAAATAAGAGTCAATAAAATAACTTAGTGCTTAAATAAATAATTATTTGCCAGGATATTTTAATTATTATAGTATTAGGAGGTTAAATCATGCCAAAGCAAAAAACACACAAAGGTATAGCTAAAAGAGTAAAAACTACAGGTAGTGGTAAGCTTAAGCACCACAAAGGATTTCACAGTCATATTTTAACCAAGAAATCTGGTAATAGAAAAAGAAATTTACGTCAAGCTAAATTATTAAGTAAACCATATCAAAAGAAATACAAAAAGTTGTTACACAGATAGTAATTAATAAAATAAGATAAAAAATAATAGATGTTAAAATTTTGGAAGGAGTGTCATTTAAGATGCCACGTGTAAAAAGAGGAAATAAGGCGCGTAAGCGTAGAAAAAAAGTTTTAAAGATGGCTAAGGGATATTTTGGATCCCGCAGTAAACTATATCGTCCTGCAAATCAGGCAGTAATGAAATCTCTTCATTATGCTTACAGAGATAGAAGGAATAAAAAGAGAACATTTAGAAAGCTTTGGATTACTAGAATCAATGCAGCTGCTAGAAATGAAGGTCTTTCTTACAGTCGCTTCATTAATGGTTTAAGACAAGCTAATGTAGAAATTGACCGTAAAATGTTAGCTGATCTTGCAGTTAATGATTCTGATGGTTTTGCTAATTTAGTAGATTTAGCAAAAGAGAAATTAGGAAATTAATTAAATGAATATAATTAGCAGTTCTCAAAATGATAAAATTAAATATCTAAATAAGCTTTATCGGAGTAGAAATAGACGTAAAGAAGGAGTCTTTATTCTCGAAGGTAAAAGACTTATTGAGGCTGCATTAGCAGGAGGAGCAGATTTTAAACAGGTCTTTCTCACTCCTGCTTTTTTTAAATCAGCTGCAAATGAAAAATTATTGGCTGCTTTAAAATTAGAGGCAGATTTAATTTATTTAGAAGAAAAATTATTAAAAGAAACTGCTTCTACAGTTAATCCTCAAGGAATTTTGGCAGTTGTAGAAGAATCAGTTTTTAAAGGTCAAGATTTTTATAATA includes these proteins:
- a CDS encoding LCP family protein is translated as MAENNSEQKQSSKKKYKWFFIILVVLLLVFIGVSGYYLESGLKPFAEEKIGEDRTLNNKENDSGPLNQASDQENNLNTEQDLVNKLQENLNLLFVGLDDKESVALGSVEADSIILISLNANKDEIKLKKIDEELNYKQKPLKKYKNQKLQTAVNKLIGVESDLYLYLDYQGFEKIINELGGIEVELKQALKVPALGLDLKKGENLLSGKEALNFVRLQDYKDSSRIKRQKMVINSTLTKLKSQNILFNIKEIYNTLKESYNSIETNISPVLATQLFDYFRNASDLKVEFID
- the thrS gene encoding threonine--tRNA ligase, yielding MEKVKVTLPDGSVREYEAGVTIKDVAYSIGSGLGRDAIAGIVNEKEVDADFKIEKDVELSIITIDSQEALEIIRHTASHVMAQAVKRLYDNVQVAIGPAIEDGFYYDFDLEETFNEESLVEIEAEMKKIIEEAIKIEKKVLPREEAFELMKSRNEKYKLELIDELDDQMISFYFQGDYVDLCRGPHLPSTGYVKAFKLLNVAGAYWRGDENNQMLQRIYGTAFAKEKDLEKYLNRVEEAKKRDHRKLGKELDLFSMQDEGRGFPFFHPKGMALRNALVDFWKEEHYQAGYEEIQTPIILDESLWHQSGHWDHYQDNMYFTKIDEEAHAVKPMNCPGGILVYKDSMHSYRELPIRMAELGLVHRHEMSGALHGLMRVRSFTQDDAHIYCLPSQIETELSGVIKLVDKIYSAFGFNYNVELSTKPEKAMGDDALWNKATDALQNAIEKNNLDYEVNAGDGAFYGPKIDFHLEDSLGRTWQCGTIQLDFQMPERFDLNYIGQDGEEHRPVMIHRAIYGSIERFIGILIEHFAGAFPTWMAPVQVEIIPVSDDQIDYAMQVKEELKQEKIRVEVDSRSEKVGYKIRDAQVKQVPYMLIVGSREEDNGTVSVRDRREGDLGTSNLAEFKENILEEIAAKNINTEDIEL
- the infC gene encoding translation initiation factor IF-3; the encoded protein is MFCFISLRRCINIVKDLRVNDRIRSRKVRLIDQEGEQIGIKSLDDALDRAAEYGMDLVEVAPQANPPVCRIMDYGKYKYEQAKKEKEAKKNQNVMNVKEVQMGVKIEDHDFNVKLKQARRFLNNKDKVKVRIRFRGREMMHKELGYDLMDRLIEQTKDIGKVESKPKMEGRNMMMFLTPESDK
- the rpmI gene encoding 50S ribosomal protein L35, with product MPKQKTHKGIAKRVKTTGSGKLKHHKGFHSHILTKKSGNRKRNLRQAKLLSKPYQKKYKKLLHR
- the rplT gene encoding 50S ribosomal protein L20, translating into MPRVKRGNKARKRRKKVLKMAKGYFGSRSKLYRPANQAVMKSLHYAYRDRRNKKRTFRKLWITRINAAARNEGLSYSRFINGLRQANVEIDRKMLADLAVNDSDGFANLVDLAKEKLGN